The following are encoded in a window of Oncorhynchus mykiss isolate Arlee chromosome Y, USDA_OmykA_1.1, whole genome shotgun sequence genomic DNA:
- the LOC110510092 gene encoding uroplakin-1b gives MTPDLDTKDRCFRALLIQGNLVIACCGIALMAMCIFFISDRAGLYVLVYATGNDSIWRGAWIGLFTGFALFCTSIFGMHAIVVSKRNILLAYILLMVIIYAFEVASAITAATHKDWFVPELFLKQMLQNYNKPLPDNLPSTQDQIYVINGITEAWNRFMTESKCCGVYGPEDWVKYESHFRQQNTDADNPWPRQCCQQDAMGAISHLEACKIGVSPFLHAQGCYDYIAGPLITHGFGVSWFGFAILCWTFFVILGVIFHYTQLDI, from the exons ATGACACctgatttggacaccaaggaccGCTGCTTTAGGGCCTTGCTTATCCAAGGCAATTTGGTCATTGCA TGCTGCGGGATTGCCTTGATGGCCATGTGTATCTTCTTCATATCGGATCGAGCCGGATTGTATGTTTTGGTCTATGCTACAGGAAATGACAGCATCTGGAGGGGAGCCTGGATAGGCCTTTTCACTGGGTTTGCCCTTTTCTGCACATCCATCTTTGGAATGCACGCCATAGTTGTGTCCAAAAGAAATATCCTACTTGCT TACATCCTCCTGATGGTGATCATATATGCATTTGAGGTGGCATCAGCTATTACTGCTGCAACACATAAAGACTGG TTTGTCCCTGAACTCTTCCTGAAGCAAATGCTACAGAACTACAACAAACCTCTACCAGATAATCTGCCCAGCACCCAGGACCAGATCTATGTAATCAACGGGATAACAGAAGCATGGAACCGGTTCATGACTGAG TCTAAGTGCTGTGGAGTGTACGGGCCAGAGGATTGGGTGAAGTACGAGTCCCACTTCAGGCAGCAGAACACAGATGCTGATAATCCTTGGCCCAGACAATGCTGTCAGCAGGATGCTATGGGAGCCATCAGCCATTTAGAAGCCTGCAAAATTGGGGTTAGCCCTTTCCTGCATGCACAG GGTTGTTATGATTACATTGCTGGTCCTTTGATTACACACGGCTTTGGAGTCTCATGGTTTGGATTCGCCATATTGTGTTGGACA